The Sphingomonas sanxanigenens DSM 19645 = NX02 genome includes a region encoding these proteins:
- a CDS encoding patatin-like phospholipase family protein, whose translation MADSEPRRLRRSRSKALPLPEEVALVLQGGGALGSYQAGVYDALHEAAIEVDIVAGISIGAVNAALIAGNPPELRVERLRAFWDRLSGWLPSFPIWQDDRLREAIHEWSAGFVATFGVPGFFKPRSWPPLMAPPGSCEALSFYDSAQLAETLDAFVDWDLLNDGPVRIAVGAVDIENGNFHYFDSAHERLDARHIMASGALPPGLPPVEIDGRWWWDGGLVSNTPLSYVLETQRAEMLVFQVDLFSAVAERPRTIMDVMAREKEIRFSSRTRQVSDALLKLRRERETIRRVLAKLPAEMCGDPDVVALKAQAEEFAVNVVHLIYRANAWEGGARDYEFSARTMNEHWSAGRAAVAETVSRSEVVARNILDGKTAAFDLARK comes from the coding sequence ATGGCAGACTCAGAGCCCCGACGCCTGCGCCGATCCCGGTCCAAGGCGCTGCCCCTTCCCGAGGAAGTGGCACTGGTCCTCCAGGGCGGCGGCGCGCTGGGTTCGTATCAGGCGGGCGTCTACGACGCGTTGCACGAGGCGGCGATCGAGGTCGATATCGTCGCGGGCATCTCGATCGGCGCGGTCAATGCCGCGCTGATCGCGGGCAATCCGCCCGAACTGCGCGTCGAGCGTCTGCGTGCCTTCTGGGATCGGCTGAGCGGCTGGCTGCCCAGCTTTCCGATCTGGCAGGACGACCGCCTGCGCGAGGCGATCCACGAATGGTCCGCGGGCTTCGTCGCCACCTTCGGAGTGCCGGGCTTCTTCAAGCCGCGCTCCTGGCCGCCCCTGATGGCGCCGCCGGGAAGTTGCGAGGCGCTGAGCTTCTATGACAGCGCGCAGCTCGCCGAGACGCTCGATGCCTTCGTCGACTGGGATCTGCTCAACGATGGCCCGGTGCGGATCGCGGTCGGCGCGGTCGACATCGAGAACGGCAATTTCCATTATTTCGACAGCGCGCATGAGCGGCTCGACGCCCGCCACATCATGGCGTCCGGCGCGTTGCCGCCGGGCCTGCCGCCGGTCGAGATCGACGGGCGCTGGTGGTGGGATGGCGGCCTCGTTTCCAACACCCCGCTTTCCTACGTGCTGGAAACGCAGCGGGCCGAGATGCTCGTGTTCCAGGTCGATCTTTTCTCCGCGGTGGCGGAACGGCCACGCACGATCATGGACGTGATGGCGCGCGAGAAGGAAATCCGCTTCTCCAGCCGCACGCGTCAGGTCAGCGACGCATTGCTGAAGCTCAGGCGCGAGCGCGAGACGATCCGCCGCGTGCTCGCCAAGCTGCCGGCGGAGATGTGCGGCGACCCCGATGTCGTGGCGCTGAAGGCGCAGGCCGAGGAATTTGCCGTCAACGTCGTCCACCTGATCTATCGCGCCAATGCCTGGGAAGGCGGTGCGCGCGACTATGAATTCTCGGCGCGGACGATGAACGAGCATTGGAGCGCGGGCCGCGCCGCAGTGGCGGAAACCGTGTCGCGCTCGGAAGTCGTCGCGCGCAACATCCTCGACGGCAAGACCGCCGCCTTCGACCTCGCCCGCAAGTGA
- the ypfJ gene encoding KPN_02809 family neutral zinc metallopeptidase yields the protein MRLDDEAPSSNIEDRTGGGGRGGFGLPAAGLLGLVGSRFGCGGIIALVVVAMLLGLNPLQLLGDGQLTAPAPRQQQSAPAGGAASTIDPQVKDMVARVLGSTERRWTALFARSGERYVEPRLVLYTENDRSGCGAAQAAMGPFYCPADQRIYLDVTFFNELATRFRAQGDFAAAYVIAHEVGHHVQTLTGINEKVRRAQANASEAEGNALQVKMELQADCYAGVWARNDENLMEPGDLEEGLTAAAAIGDDTLQKAAGRRPVPESFTHGSAAQRVEWLRRGYQSGDPAACDTFAAGR from the coding sequence ATGCGGCTCGACGACGAAGCGCCCAGCAGCAATATCGAAGACCGGACCGGTGGCGGCGGGCGCGGCGGCTTCGGCCTGCCCGCGGCCGGATTGCTCGGCCTGGTCGGCAGCCGTTTCGGCTGCGGCGGCATCATCGCGCTCGTCGTCGTCGCGATGCTGCTCGGCCTCAATCCGCTGCAATTGCTGGGCGACGGTCAGTTGACCGCCCCTGCGCCGCGCCAGCAGCAGAGCGCGCCGGCGGGCGGGGCGGCCTCGACGATCGACCCGCAGGTCAAGGACATGGTGGCGCGCGTGCTCGGTTCCACCGAGCGGCGCTGGACCGCGCTGTTCGCGCGCAGCGGCGAGCGCTATGTGGAGCCGCGCCTGGTGCTCTACACCGAGAACGACCGCTCCGGCTGCGGCGCCGCGCAGGCGGCGATGGGCCCCTTCTACTGCCCCGCCGACCAGCGCATCTACCTCGACGTCACCTTCTTCAACGAACTCGCCACGCGCTTCCGGGCGCAGGGCGATTTCGCCGCCGCCTATGTTATTGCGCATGAAGTGGGTCATCACGTCCAGACGCTGACCGGCATCAACGAGAAGGTCCGCCGGGCGCAGGCCAATGCGAGCGAGGCGGAAGGCAATGCGCTGCAGGTGAAGATGGAACTGCAGGCGGATTGCTATGCCGGCGTGTGGGCGCGCAACGACGAAAATCTGATGGAGCCCGGCGATCTGGAAGAAGGGCTGACGGCCGCCGCGGCGATTGGTGACGACACGCTGCAGAAGGCGGCGGGCCGCCGCCCGGTTCCGGAAAGCTTCACCCACGGCTCCGCGGCGCAACGCGTCGAATGGCTGCGCCGCGGGTATCAATCGGGCGATCCCGCCGCGTGCGATACCTTCGCCGCGGGACGCTGA